A single region of the Pieris rapae chromosome 21, ilPieRapa1.1, whole genome shotgun sequence genome encodes:
- the LOC111001307 gene encoding collagenase, with the protein MKILLVAISLALCYAEEPFPITLDYHETIGIPRANLIRLAEEGIDFDGTRIVGGTPARLGEHPHLAGLLITLIDGRQSVCGSSLISSTRLVTAAHCWTDGRVQASFFTVILGSIRLFSGGTRINTNDVEAHSGYNTQNLNNDVAIIGVEPVQFSNSISPIKLATGSNLYVGVFATAAGFGKTSDWGSVSQTQNQVNLQVITNQACASTYGSSVVVSSTICISGSGGRSTCGGDSGGPLITSSGGERELIGIVSFGSSRGCQWGFPAGFARVTSFASWIQARM; encoded by the exons ATGAAGATCCTACTAGTGGCCATCAGTCTAGCTCTGTGCTATGCGGAGGAGCCATTCCCAATAACATTGGACTACCATGAGACCATTGGTATACCAAGGGCTAATCTTATAAGACTGGCTGAAGAGGGAATTGATTTCGATGGTACTAGGATCGTTGGTGGTACACCTGCTCGGCTAGGAGAACACCCTCACTTg GCCGGCCTCCTAATAACCCTGATAGATGGCCGTCAATCTGTCTGTGGCTCGTCCCTCATCAGTAGCACACGACTTGTGACAGCCGCCCATTGCTGGACGGACGGCCGCGTCCAGGCATCATTCTTCACAGTGATCCTGGGTTCCATTCGTTTGTTTTCCGGCGGTACACGAATCAACACCAATGACGTCGAAGCTCACTCAGGGTACAACACGCAGAACCTAAATAACGATGTTGCAATCATCGGCGTGGAGCCTGTTCAATTCAGCA ATTCAATAAGCCCGATAAAGTTGGCAACTGGATCCAATTTATATGTGGGTGTCTTTGCCACCGCCGCTGGCTTCGGAAAGACCAGtgact GGGGCTCTGTGAGTCAAACACAGAATCAAGTAAATCTCCAAGTCATAACGAACCAGGCCTGCGCCTCTACCTATGGAAGCAGTGTTGTTGTGTCttcaacaatttgtattagtGGATCCGGTGGTAGAAGTACGTGCGGTGGTGATTCTGGTGGACCACTTATCACTAGTAGCGGAGGTGAACGAGAACTG atTGGTATCGTTTCATTCGGTTCATCACGAGGATGTCAATGGGGATTCCCGGCCGGATTTGCCCGGGTAACTTCCTTCGCATCATGGATTCAAGCACGCATGTAA